A stretch of the Clostridium botulinum genome encodes the following:
- a CDS encoding superoxide dismutase encodes MFTLPELPYDYNALEPYYDEETLRIHHDKHHKAYVDGLNNAETKLIDARNSGDYSLIKHWEKELAFNGAGDVLHTLFWENMIPGGSTPSGDILERINKDFGNFENFKKQFSSAAATVEGSGWCALVFIPELGKLQIIQIEKHQNLVILGSIPLLVIDVWEHAYYLKYQNRRADFINAWWNIVNWNEVNKRYLNIR; translated from the coding sequence ATGTTTACTTTACCTGAACTACCTTATGATTACAATGCTTTAGAACCTTATTACGATGAGGAAACATTAAGAATACACCATGATAAGCACCATAAGGCATATGTTGATGGATTAAATAACGCTGAAACAAAACTTATTGATGCAAGAAATTCTGGAGATTATTCCCTTATAAAACATTGGGAAAAAGAACTTGCTTTTAATGGAGCTGGTGATGTACTTCATACTTTATTCTGGGAAAACATGATTCCTGGTGGTTCTACTCCTTCTGGTGATATATTAGAGAGAATAAACAAAGACTTTGGAAATTTTGAAAATTTTAAAAAGCAATTCTCATCTGCAGCAGCTACTGTGGAAGGTTCTGGTTGGTGTGCTTTAGTTTTCATCCCTGAATTAGGTAAACTTCAAATAATACAAATCGAAAAACATCAAAATCTAGTAATACTAGGAAGTATTCCTCTTTTAGTAATAGATGTGTGGGAACATGCTTATTATTTAAAATATCAAAATAGAAGAGCAGACTTTATAAATGCTTGGTGGAATATAGTCAATTGGAATGAAGTAAATAAAAGATATTTAAATATACGTTAA
- a CDS encoding transcription factor encodes MNNLVSKSIFTKHVTLIEKIKISRIEKIKDKNTKKIIKYSICVKENITNENVVKYIRFIKNIDIPNTILCKSAIIDVYKSIKDSENIKDNLKSDLRILLGCKGITFVY; translated from the coding sequence ATGAATAATTTAGTGAGTAAATCTATATTTACAAAACATGTTACTTTAATTGAAAAGATAAAAATAAGTAGAATAGAAAAAATTAAAGATAAAAATACAAAAAAAATAATAAAATATAGTATATGTGTTAAAGAAAATATAACAAATGAGAATGTTGTTAAATATATAAGATTTATAAAAAACATAGATATACCAAATACAATTTTATGTAAAAGTGCTATTATTGATGTATATAAATCTATAAAAGATAGCGAAAATATAAAGGATAATTTAAAGTCGGATTTAAGAATTTTATTAGGTTGTAAGGGAATTACATTTGTATATTAA
- a CDS encoding uracil-xanthine permease family protein, translated as MSENAILKENLEMKEKSKVLECIKRMILALQHLIAMFGATVLVPILTGFDPSVALLSAGVGTLIFHLCTKRKVPVFLGSSFAFIGSIIMVRDKFGGDLAYAQGGIMVAGFIYVIMSFAVKKIGVERIRKILPNHVVGPMIIVIGLSLIPTAIDMASKNFKVAVITLAMALIITLKGRGFLKQLSILIAVIVGYLVSLKLGIVDTSIITSAPIVSMPNFRLPKFDIGAIAIIAPVVLAVFMEHIGDITTNGEVVGKNFIEDPGLNRTLLGDGLATSFAAFIGGPANTTYGENTGVLAITKNYNPAILRITAVFAVCLGFIAKIGGFLRSIPVPVMGGISLMLFSMISLIGFKTLGNGKVKFNLKNILVMATIIIIGLGTSYIEKFIGLTLGITITSGVKITGLSLAAISGVILNAIINRKSTLENK; from the coding sequence ATGTCTGAAAACGCAATTTTAAAAGAGAATTTAGAAATGAAAGAAAAATCAAAGGTTTTAGAGTGTATAAAAAGGATGATTTTAGCACTTCAGCATTTAATAGCTATGTTTGGAGCTACAGTGCTAGTGCCAATTCTTACAGGATTTGATCCATCAGTAGCACTTTTATCAGCAGGTGTGGGAACGTTGATATTTCACTTATGTACTAAACGTAAAGTTCCAGTATTTTTAGGTTCTTCATTTGCATTTATAGGAAGCATTATAATGGTTAGAGATAAATTTGGTGGAGATCTTGCTTATGCTCAAGGTGGTATAATGGTAGCAGGATTTATATATGTAATAATGTCTTTTGCAGTAAAAAAGATAGGGGTAGAAAGAATAAGAAAGATTTTACCCAATCATGTTGTTGGACCTATGATAATAGTAATAGGATTATCTCTAATACCTACAGCAATAGATATGGCATCAAAGAATTTTAAGGTAGCAGTGATTACTCTTGCTATGGCTTTAATTATAACGTTAAAAGGAAGAGGATTTTTAAAACAACTTTCAATATTAATAGCAGTAATTGTAGGATATTTAGTATCACTTAAATTGGGAATAGTAGATACAAGTATTATTACCAGTGCACCTATAGTATCAATGCCAAACTTTAGATTGCCCAAGTTTGACATTGGAGCTATAGCAATAATAGCTCCAGTAGTTCTTGCGGTGTTTATGGAACATATAGGAGATATTACGACAAATGGAGAAGTAGTAGGAAAAAACTTTATAGAAGATCCTGGTCTTAATAGAACATTACTTGGAGATGGGCTTGCAACTTCATTTGCTGCATTTATAGGGGGACCTGCCAATACAACTTATGGAGAAAATACAGGAGTACTTGCAATAACTAAAAATTATAATCCAGCAATATTGAGGATAACAGCTGTGTTTGCAGTGTGCTTAGGATTTATAGCTAAAATAGGTGGGTTTTTAAGATCAATACCGGTTCCAGTGATGGGCGGAATAAGTTTAATGTTATTTAGTATGATATCTTTAATAGGATTTAAAACACTAGGAAATGGTAAAGTAAAATTTAATTTGAAAAATATTTTAGTAATGGCTACTATAATAATTATAGGACTTGGAACAAGTTACATTGAAAAATTTATAGGATTAACGTTAGGAATAACTATAACATCAGGTGTGAAAATTACAGGATTAAGTTTAGCTGCTATATCTGGTGTTATATTAAATGCTATAATAAATAGAAAATCTACTTTAGAAAATAAGTAA
- a CDS encoding spore germination protein, with the protein MENQNAIVNQVVKRLGIQKQVVVKEILIGGKSNIPVHIIYVDGQADKKLINKDILEPLMLRINEELQLEDELPEYLCKRYIPSSDTKVITDMQQFVESIRAGNTGIVVDYIDNYILVNSVSGEYRGISDPINEYSIKGSRESFVENIQTNISIMTRRIKEESLTIENFKVGKRSKSDLSILYIKSLVNEDALKTLKDRINNIDVDFVSSNGVVEQYLEESTYSIFPQIYSTERPDIVEANLMEGRIAVILSGNSQVITVPALFIEFFHGVEDYSQRFWVANFTRVLRFLTIIIIITLPSIYLSLVKYNVELIPVQFIIPINQSRVGIALSPFSEILSMEIIVELLREGGLRLPSKIAQTLSIVGGIIIGQTAVEAKIVSPPTALIVGITVVSTFLIPNYEMSLSIRLLRFVMLIMANYLGVFGIAIGWFLIITHIYRLKTFGVPYFSINKEDMKDTFIIKAMWKMDKRPEDLEKKNIKRQGNMGKMGKTTRGKKNE; encoded by the coding sequence ATGGAAAATCAAAATGCAATTGTAAATCAAGTAGTCAAGAGATTAGGAATTCAAAAACAAGTTGTAGTTAAAGAAATTTTAATTGGAGGTAAAAGTAATATACCAGTACATATTATATATGTGGATGGTCAAGCAGATAAAAAACTTATAAATAAAGATATTTTAGAACCATTAATGTTACGAATAAATGAAGAATTACAATTAGAGGATGAATTACCGGAATATCTTTGTAAAAGATATATACCAAGTAGTGATACTAAAGTGATAACAGATATGCAACAGTTTGTAGAAAGCATAAGAGCAGGTAATACAGGGATTGTAGTAGATTATATAGATAATTATATTTTAGTAAATAGTGTTTCAGGAGAATATAGGGGTATTTCTGATCCTATAAACGAATATTCAATAAAAGGTTCTAGAGAAAGTTTTGTAGAGAATATACAAACTAATATTAGTATTATGACTAGAAGAATAAAAGAGGAAAGCCTAACAATAGAAAACTTTAAAGTTGGTAAAAGATCAAAGAGTGATCTATCAATTTTGTATATAAAAAGTTTAGTTAATGAAGATGCATTAAAAACTTTAAAAGATAGAATTAACAATATAGATGTTGATTTTGTAAGTTCAAATGGAGTAGTAGAACAGTATTTAGAAGAAAGTACTTATTCTATATTTCCACAAATATATAGTACTGAAAGACCAGATATTGTTGAAGCTAATTTGATGGAAGGTAGGATAGCTGTAATTTTAAGTGGAAATTCACAAGTGATTACAGTTCCAGCTTTATTTATTGAATTCTTTCATGGAGTTGAAGATTATAGTCAAAGATTTTGGGTTGCTAATTTTACTAGGGTTTTAAGATTTTTGACTATAATAATTATTATTACATTACCATCAATATACTTAAGTTTAGTAAAATATAATGTTGAATTAATTCCAGTGCAGTTTATTATACCAATAAACCAATCTAGAGTTGGTATTGCACTTTCGCCATTTTCAGAAATACTTTCAATGGAAATAATAGTAGAATTATTACGTGAAGGTGGTCTTAGATTACCATCTAAAATAGCTCAAACGTTAAGTATAGTTGGAGGTATAATTATAGGGCAAACAGCTGTGGAAGCTAAGATAGTAAGTCCGCCTACAGCGCTTATAGTAGGTATAACAGTAGTATCAACATTTTTAATACCTAACTATGAAATGTCTTTATCAATTAGACTATTAAGATTTGTTATGTTAATAATGGCTAATTATTTAGGAGTTTTTGGAATAGCTATAGGATGGTTTTTAATAATTACACATATATATAGACTAAAAACATTTGGAGTTCCATATTTCTCTATAAATAAAGAAGATATGAAAGATACATTTATAATAAAAGCAATGTGGAAAATGGATAAAAGACCTGAAGATTTAGAAAAGAAGAATATAAAGAGACAAGGGAATATGGGAAAAATGGGAAAAACAACTAGAGGTAAAAAAAATGAATAA
- a CDS encoding GerAB/ArcD/ProY family transporter, which translates to MNNNELLDEKEVYYLCIGTIIGIGFFKLSHDIVKVAGQDGWLPNILGIIYPSYVILISLYIMRRFPNDNIISIGKKYFGKGIGTILGFLYIMEFLMLLPSIAAGFTNVLRVYAVTFLPRINIVVCILGSAWYCSMSGVKNISRMGKSTFYIFLLPITVSIGALKNGSILNLQPVFQASIKQLFNATLLTTFQYSGMEFLLLLHPYFKNKEKIGKSIFKALFIMTVIYTWIVFITIYYLGPDLVPKSLWPFTLVTESIIVPVINNFRFIFIFLWAIVIIKTVSNYYYYIVAGIVSNFNISQNKAAAWIFPIVTLIAVFYENEIIRRYVGNAIINSTIVFNILYMTIIAVIIHFKEKKVQKLMSNKQLQDKGN; encoded by the coding sequence ATGAATAATAATGAATTATTAGATGAAAAAGAAGTTTACTATCTTTGTATTGGTACTATTATTGGAATAGGTTTTTTTAAATTGTCTCATGATATTGTCAAAGTAGCAGGTCAAGATGGATGGTTACCTAATATTTTAGGGATAATATATCCTAGCTATGTAATTTTAATTTCACTATATATTATGCGAAGGTTTCCTAATGATAATATTATATCTATAGGTAAGAAGTATTTTGGAAAAGGGATAGGTACTATATTAGGATTCTTATATATTATGGAGTTTCTAATGTTACTTCCAAGTATTGCTGCAGGATTTACAAACGTGCTTAGAGTATATGCAGTAACCTTTTTACCACGAATAAATATAGTTGTTTGTATTTTAGGAAGTGCCTGGTATTGCTCTATGAGTGGAGTTAAAAATATTTCAAGAATGGGTAAGTCAACATTCTACATATTTTTACTACCTATAACTGTTTCCATAGGAGCACTAAAAAACGGGAGTATATTAAATTTACAACCAGTTTTTCAAGCTAGTATCAAACAATTGTTTAATGCTACCCTATTAACTACATTTCAATATTCAGGAATGGAATTTTTACTATTATTACATCCATATTTTAAAAATAAAGAGAAAATAGGAAAGAGTATATTTAAAGCTCTTTTTATAATGACTGTTATATATACATGGATTGTATTTATAACTATATATTATTTAGGACCAGATTTAGTTCCTAAAAGTTTATGGCCATTTACGTTAGTTACTGAAAGTATAATTGTTCCGGTAATAAATAATTTTAGATTTATATTTATTTTCCTTTGGGCAATAGTAATAATAAAAACAGTTTCAAATTATTACTATTATATTGTTGCAGGTATAGTATCTAATTTTAATATATCTCAAAATAAAGCAGCTGCATGGATATTTCCTATAGTAACGCTAATAGCTGTTTTTTATGAAAATGAAATAATTAGAAGATATGTAGGAAATGCTATAATAAATTCAACTATAGTATTTAATATCTTATATATGACAATAATTGCTGTGATAATTCACTTTAAAGAAAAAAAGGTACAAAAACTAATGAGTAACAAACAATTACAAGACAAAGGAAATTGA
- a CDS encoding Ger(x)C family spore germination C-terminal domain-containing protein, with protein sequence MKLMKLKKAYFVIAILVFFISYMVDVNEYVAIENLDIPIGIGYDLINGKTKNPLYSIPISVYQFLPGNSTLNTIVTTGKAEGIANTREDRQTKSNRKFILGTEKVVLIGQEVAEKSIEDIINILFNNTYANDTARVAIFKGKTMDALKTKVKGYNSSADYIRGMIDSCINYNFFSNNHKMIDVYTRVLGEGRSATLPYIELDNCEFKMTGMGILKGSKLRYIADRKEAKIINLLRENKVSGIINLRNKTGEMTNLTALSMKKVKCKKEGDRYKFTIDLELDSDMIENNSYKKVTNNPKITKKIERETEEVVTKKTNNFIKKMQNEIKFDCLELGKVAAAKYGRRTNTDWDKVVCESEIKVNVKVKLERLGRGIL encoded by the coding sequence ATGAAATTGATGAAGTTAAAAAAGGCATATTTCGTAATTGCAATTTTAGTATTTTTTATTTCTTATATGGTTGATGTTAATGAGTATGTAGCAATAGAAAATTTGGATATACCTATAGGTATAGGCTATGATTTAATTAATGGAAAGACTAAGAATCCCTTATATAGTATTCCTATATCTGTATATCAATTTTTACCTGGAAATTCAACTCTTAATACTATAGTTACTACAGGAAAGGCAGAGGGAATTGCTAATACTAGAGAAGATAGACAGACAAAATCTAATAGGAAGTTTATACTTGGAACTGAAAAGGTAGTTTTAATAGGTCAGGAAGTTGCAGAAAAGTCTATTGAAGATATAATAAATATTTTGTTTAATAATACTTATGCAAATGATACAGCAAGAGTTGCAATTTTTAAAGGAAAAACAATGGATGCATTAAAAACTAAAGTTAAAGGCTATAATAGTTCTGCTGATTATATAAGGGGTATGATTGATAGTTGTATAAATTATAACTTTTTTTCTAATAATCATAAAATGATAGATGTATATACTAGGGTTTTAGGGGAAGGGAGAAGCGCTACCCTTCCATACATAGAACTCGATAATTGTGAATTTAAAATGACTGGTATGGGAATTCTTAAAGGAAGTAAATTACGGTATATAGCAGATAGAAAAGAAGCAAAAATTATAAATCTTTTAAGGGAAAATAAAGTTTCGGGAATTATAAATTTAAGAAATAAAACTGGAGAAATGACTAATTTAACTGCATTAAGCATGAAAAAAGTTAAATGTAAAAAGGAAGGAGATAGATATAAATTTACTATAGATTTAGAATTAGATAGTGATATGATAGAAAATAATTCTTATAAAAAAGTGACAAACAATCCTAAAATTACAAAGAAAATAGAGAGGGAAACAGAGGAAGTTGTCACAAAGAAAACTAATAATTTTATAAAAAAGATGCAAAATGAGATTAAATTTGACTGCTTAGAACTTGGAAAAGTTGCTGCAGCTAAATATGGAAGAAGAACTAATACAGATTGGGATAAGGTTGTGTGTGAATCAGAAATTAAGGTAAATGTTAAAGTTAAATTAGAAAGATTAGGAAGAGGAATATTATAA
- a CDS encoding methionyl aminopeptidase: MSKLSRNDKCWCGSGKKYKNCHLSMDEKLSELELQGLISPPRNLIKTPEQIEGIRKSSKVTKKVLDMVAERIKEGVTTDEINTWVHEYTLELGAEPAPLNYMGYPKSVCISINEVVCHGIPSDRVLKNGDIVNVDVTSKLNGYYGDASRMFIIGETSSEAVKLVETAKKCLDIGIQQVKPYSSTGDIGYAIEKFAKERGYSVVREFGGHGVGVEFHEEPFIDHCGVKNTGMILVPGMTFTIEPMINEGTYKCKVLDDEWTAVTADGKLTAQWEHTILVTEDGVEILTA; the protein is encoded by the coding sequence ATGAGTAAGCTATCAAGAAATGATAAATGTTGGTGCGGAAGCGGGAAAAAATATAAAAATTGCCATTTATCAATGGACGAAAAATTAAGTGAACTTGAATTACAAGGTCTTATATCTCCACCACGAAATCTTATAAAAACTCCTGAACAAATAGAAGGTATAAGAAAAAGTAGTAAAGTAACTAAGAAAGTTTTAGATATGGTTGCTGAAAGGATAAAAGAAGGAGTAACTACAGATGAAATTAATACTTGGGTCCATGAATATACATTAGAATTAGGGGCAGAACCAGCACCTCTTAATTATATGGGATATCCAAAGAGTGTATGCATATCTATAAATGAAGTTGTATGTCATGGGATACCAAGTGATAGAGTTTTAAAAAATGGAGATATAGTTAATGTAGATGTAACAAGTAAATTAAATGGATATTATGGTGATGCTAGTAGAATGTTTATAATTGGAGAAACATCTAGTGAAGCAGTTAAATTAGTGGAAACAGCTAAAAAATGCTTAGATATAGGTATACAACAAGTTAAACCATATTCATCAACCGGAGATATAGGATATGCTATTGAAAAATTTGCAAAAGAAAGAGGATATTCTGTAGTACGTGAGTTTGGGGGACATGGTGTTGGAGTTGAATTTCACGAGGAACCTTTTATTGATCATTGTGGAGTAAAAAATACAGGAATGATATTGGTTCCAGGAATGACATTTACTATTGAACCTATGATTAATGAAGGGACATATAAGTGCAAAGTATTGGATGATGAATGGACTGCGGTTACAGCAGACGGAAAGTTAACAGCGCAATGGGAGCATACAATATTAGTAACGGAAGATGGAGTTGAAATATTAACTGCATAA
- a CDS encoding aspartate kinase gives MNDIIVAKFGGSSLASAEQFKKVKNIIMKDSRRKYIIPSAPGKRNDKDYKITDLLYLCHAHVQNKISFDDVFKIIEDRYKEIVNDLGLSVDIEFYLKKMKKIISDGGSCDYTVSRGEYLNGIILANFLDYEFVDAAQIICFDKYGCFDSERTKISAKNKLKNIKNAVIPGFYGAMPDGSIKTFSRGGSDITGAIIAKDVEASLYENWTDVSGFLMADPRIVENPKPIEKITYNELRELAYMGASVLHEEAIFPAKEGNIPINIKNTNCPHDKGTLIVNEINLKDGGRKITGIAGKKDFTVIAVQKTYMNAEIGFGRRLLSALETYGISFEHMPSGIDTISIVIEDSQLDNKLDKLLEEIKRQCNPDSIHVIPNMALIATVGMGMAKAVGTSEKIFSALAKSHINIGMIDQGSSEINIIIGVDANDFEKAIKAIYKAFE, from the coding sequence ATGAATGATATAATAGTAGCTAAATTTGGGGGCAGTTCATTAGCAAGTGCAGAACAATTTAAAAAGGTTAAAAATATTATAATGAAGGATAGCAGAAGAAAATATATAATTCCTTCAGCACCGGGAAAAAGAAATGATAAGGATTATAAAATAACGGATTTATTATATTTGTGTCATGCACATGTCCAAAATAAAATTTCTTTTGATGATGTTTTCAAAATTATTGAAGATAGATATAAAGAAATAGTAAATGATTTAGGATTATCTGTAGATATAGAGTTTTATTTAAAGAAAATGAAAAAAATTATTTCTGATGGAGGTAGTTGTGATTATACTGTAAGTAGGGGAGAATATTTAAATGGTATAATACTTGCTAACTTTTTAGATTATGAGTTTGTGGATGCAGCTCAGATAATTTGTTTTGATAAGTATGGATGTTTTGATTCAGAAAGAACAAAAATTTCAGCTAAAAATAAATTAAAAAATATTAAAAATGCAGTTATTCCTGGTTTTTATGGAGCTATGCCAGATGGAAGTATAAAAACTTTTTCAAGAGGGGGATCTGATATTACAGGAGCTATAATAGCAAAGGATGTAGAAGCTAGTCTATATGAAAATTGGACAGATGTTTCAGGATTTTTAATGGCTGACCCTAGAATTGTAGAAAATCCTAAGCCAATTGAAAAAATTACATATAACGAATTGCGTGAACTTGCATATATGGGAGCATCTGTTTTACATGAAGAAGCAATATTTCCAGCTAAGGAAGGTAATATACCTATAAATATTAAAAATACAAATTGTCCACATGACAAAGGAACGCTAATAGTAAATGAAATAAATTTAAAAGATGGTGGAAGAAAAATTACAGGTATAGCAGGAAAAAAAGATTTTACTGTAATTGCAGTACAAAAGACTTATATGAATGCTGAAATTGGGTTTGGCAGAAGGCTTCTTTCAGCTTTAGAGACATATGGGATTTCTTTTGAACACATGCCATCTGGAATAGATACAATATCTATTGTAATAGAGGATTCTCAACTAGATAATAAATTAGACAAGCTTTTAGAAGAAATAAAAAGACAATGTAATCCAGACTCTATACATGTTATACCGAATATGGCTTTAATAGCTACAGTAGGAATGGGAATGGCTAAAGCTGTTGGTACTTCAGAAAAAATCTTTTCAGCATTAGCGAAAAGTCATATAAATATAGGAATGATAGATCAAGGCTCTAGTGAAATTAATATAATCATAGGTGTAGATGCCAATGATTTTGAAAAAGCTATAAAAGCTATTTACAAGGCTTTTGAATAA